One genomic window of bacterium includes the following:
- a CDS encoding ATP-binding cassette domain-containing protein produces MSPEMVRVQDLTSGYEESEVLKEITMSARREQITTILGASGCGKTTLLKHFIRLYQPWRGTIHLFGHDINAMDEHDFNRLLHKVGVLFQNGALLNSMSVAENVAIPLEQHTDLPREIISRLVNVKLGLMGLNYASERLPSELSGGMRKRAALARALALDPPLLLCDEPTSGLDPMTTASLDELIVKLRDQLGITVITVSHDVASILRIAEHVVFLDKGRLIFEGSLAEAKKSGIQLIEEFFATG; encoded by the coding sequence ATGAGCCCGGAGATGGTCCGGGTGCAGGATCTCACCAGCGGGTACGAAGAGTCCGAAGTGCTGAAGGAGATCACCATGTCAGCTCGGCGCGAACAGATCACAACGATCCTCGGCGCCAGCGGCTGCGGCAAGACAACGCTGCTGAAGCATTTCATCCGGCTCTATCAGCCGTGGCGCGGCACCATCCATCTGTTCGGTCACGACATCAACGCCATGGACGAACATGACTTTAACCGGTTGCTGCACAAAGTGGGGGTGCTCTTTCAGAACGGCGCGCTGCTGAACTCGATGTCGGTGGCGGAAAACGTGGCCATCCCCTTGGAGCAGCATACGGACCTGCCCAGGGAGATCATCAGCCGGCTGGTCAATGTGAAACTGGGGTTGATGGGATTGAACTATGCATCGGAAAGGTTGCCGTCCGAACTGAGCGGCGGTATGCGCAAGCGGGCGGCGCTGGCGCGGGCGCTGGCGTTGGATCCGCCGTTGCTGCTGTGCGACGAGCCGACCTCCGGGCTGGATCCCATGACCACCGCATCCCTGGATGAGCTGATCGTCAAGCTGCGCGATCAGTTGGGCATCACCGTGATCACCGTGTCGCACGATGTGGCCAGCATTCTGCGCATCGCAGAGCATGTGGTGTTTCTGGATAAAGGGCGGTTGATTTTCGAAGGATCGCTGGCAGAGGCAAAGAAATCTGGGATTCAGCTGATTGAAGAGTTCTTTGCCACAGGGTGA
- a CDS encoding HNH endonuclease, with protein sequence MEPTKGYIGLTDPDWYKFLAQQQRIDEVNFWQPRGGHPFRALQRGDLFFFKLHAPFKAIAGFGFFERFESMPAWLAWECFAEMNGAPDMETMIDQIVRIRGDDSPALRTGAFQIGCIMITAPFFFSEEEWILPPYDWAKTGIQKGKTYRLDVGEGRRIREECFARARQGDRYWNIERPENLAANGTARYGSPIAVRPRLGQGLFSLAVRDAYGNACAVTHEHSVPVLEAAHIKPYKLGGEHRVANGLLLRRDLHRLFDLGYVTVTPDYLFRVGNSLRDEFSNGKSYYGLDDSMIAIPEQDALRPSRELLDWHGQVMFRG encoded by the coding sequence ATGGAACCGACTAAAGGGTACATCGGCCTGACCGATCCTGACTGGTATAAATTCCTGGCCCAACAGCAACGTATCGATGAGGTCAACTTTTGGCAACCGCGTGGAGGTCATCCTTTCCGAGCGCTGCAGCGCGGCGATCTTTTCTTTTTTAAATTGCATGCGCCCTTTAAGGCTATCGCCGGGTTTGGATTTTTTGAGCGGTTTGAGAGCATGCCGGCATGGCTGGCCTGGGAGTGCTTTGCCGAGATGAACGGTGCGCCCGACATGGAGACTATGATCGATCAGATTGTCCGCATCCGCGGTGACGACAGCCCGGCCCTTCGCACCGGCGCTTTTCAAATCGGCTGCATCATGATCACCGCGCCGTTTTTTTTCTCTGAGGAGGAGTGGATATTGCCTCCCTATGACTGGGCCAAAACCGGCATCCAGAAGGGAAAAACCTACCGGCTTGATGTCGGGGAGGGCCGCCGTATCAGAGAGGAGTGTTTCGCGCGCGCACGGCAAGGCGACCGTTATTGGAATATTGAACGGCCTGAAAACCTGGCAGCCAACGGAACCGCGCGCTATGGCTCTCCGATAGCTGTGCGGCCGCGCCTGGGCCAGGGACTCTTTAGTCTAGCTGTGCGCGACGCTTATGGAAACGCCTGCGCAGTGACGCACGAGCACTCTGTCCCGGTTCTTGAAGCCGCCCACATCAAACCTTACAAACTCGGAGGCGAGCATCGAGTGGCTAACGGCCTGCTGTTGCGTCGCGACCTGCATCGTCTGTTCGATCTGGGCTATGTGACGGTTACGCCTGATTACTTATTCCGTGTGGGCAACAGTTTGCGCGATGAGTTCAGCAATGGTAAAAGCTACTATGGATTGGATGATTCTATGATAGCGATTCCGGAGCAGGATGCGCTGCGGCCGTCCAGAGAATTGTTGGACTGGCATGGGCAGGTGATGTTCAGGGGGTGA
- a CDS encoding SRPBCC family protein has product MIHTLHRQQVVRASLEEVWDFFSNPRNLNALTPDELSFRIIGETADTMYEGQIIEYRVRFIKGIWSKWLTEITHVREKSFFVDEQRVGPYKLWHHEHHFIPEGDGVRLVDRITYVISFGFIGDLVGRLWVHRKLARIFDYRQEKTATLFGAAGTTHA; this is encoded by the coding sequence GTGATTCACACTTTGCACCGGCAGCAGGTGGTGCGGGCCTCCCTGGAGGAGGTCTGGGATTTTTTTTCCAACCCGCGCAATCTCAACGCCCTTACGCCGGATGAGCTTTCCTTTCGCATCATCGGCGAGACCGCTGACACGATGTACGAGGGGCAGATCATTGAATACCGCGTCCGTTTTATCAAAGGGATCTGGTCCAAGTGGTTGACCGAGATCACCCATGTGCGCGAAAAAAGCTTTTTCGTGGACGAGCAGCGGGTGGGACCTTACAAGCTCTGGCATCATGAGCATCATTTTATCCCTGAGGGAGATGGAGTTCGGTTGGTCGACAGGATCACCTATGTGATCAGTTTCGGTTTTATCGGCGATCTGGTGGGCCGGCTGTGGGTCCATCGCAAACTGGCGCGGATCTTTGATTACCGGCAAGAAAAAACGGCAACGCTGTTCGGCGCTGCCGGGACTACTCATGCCTGA
- a CDS encoding amidohydrolase family protein produces MKARTLVVACGVYLVLVCFWATFLFAATKAELILYNGKIITVDSQDHIYQAVAVKNGKILQLGTDAEIKLLVGPRCKMIDLKGKTVTPGLIDSHYHLMYYGAQFWPGYLNIRHPVVTSKADLLRVLGDYARQLQPGEWISGNQGFTLKAYETVDRWDLDPVIPNNPAYLRHSSGQFSVVNSLALSVAGITKDTPNPPGSLIMCNAEGEPTGILSHYPAENLVAVHATGYGDRKDEQKFEDIEVAQQLCFAAGYTSVQDVIVGSVKDIMLYKQFAESGRLKVRLYAMLYIDYPQEADTLAKVYAPIDTGRFKFGGWKLAMDGGIAARTTLLYNKNLYASQISYPYHSQDELNRMVKTLYNTGLQVAVHVLGDEGIDMTITAFEEAMRANPRPDPRLRIEHGLFPSTAALDRLKNSNIIISTQPQWITWYGDGYREATDDATMNQLLPFKTMLDKGIHLAFGCDVPASLYQEPKFAFKGAVLRRTASNIPITQGERLTSREALWVHTMGSAYASFSEDSTGSLEIGKYADMVVWSHDLYTMTGAETNDLAAEMTIVNGEIVFDAGKLPITSYSDLWLVTADMNHIRQDHTATLLQDGKVLITGWESNKAELFDLISGTFAETGSTNRYHRQGETATLLNDGRVLLAGGDFAQKVAEIYDPNTNTFNLTDSLSSVHSYHSATLLSNGKVLIAGGQDQNGPQTHAIAEIYDPQTGKFTLTGSLNEHRSGHTATLLPNGKVLITGGIQTTTPGSGIYLKSCEIYDPSTGTFSLARSLNQARVGHAATRLVNDNVLISGGAYYSNKGELYDYLTDSWSYSGSMNVSRRSYHTASLLPDGRVLIAGGRIDAVTATAEIFDPATATFTLTDSMTTPRQNHRATPLSTGDVLVTGGYNGTNTVNSTEIYVMETTTGVRLKNPLISHRSTFGTFLLSQNYPNPFNPVTHFNFYVPSQARIRIAIYNMKGQLTRTILDEERLPGSYVATWDGTSNNGGMATTGMYLARMEAGDQITIRKILYLK; encoded by the coding sequence CCTGAAAGGGAAAACGGTTACTCCGGGTTTGATCGATTCCCATTATCACCTCATGTACTATGGTGCACAATTCTGGCCGGGCTATCTCAATATTCGCCATCCGGTCGTGACCAGCAAAGCAGACCTGCTGCGTGTCCTTGGCGACTATGCCAGGCAGCTTCAGCCCGGAGAGTGGATTTCAGGCAACCAGGGATTTACGTTAAAAGCGTACGAAACGGTGGATCGTTGGGACCTGGACCCAGTGATTCCGAATAATCCGGCCTATCTCCGACATTCCAGCGGGCAATTTTCTGTGGTGAATTCGCTGGCGCTTAGCGTTGCCGGCATCACAAAGGATACCCCCAATCCGCCTGGAAGCCTGATTATGTGCAATGCAGAGGGTGAGCCTACGGGCATCCTGTCGCATTATCCAGCTGAAAATCTGGTGGCGGTGCATGCCACCGGCTATGGCGATCGCAAAGATGAACAGAAATTTGAAGATATCGAAGTTGCCCAGCAGCTTTGCTTTGCCGCTGGTTATACATCGGTTCAGGATGTGATCGTGGGGAGTGTAAAAGATATTATGCTTTACAAACAATTCGCCGAGAGCGGTCGGCTTAAGGTCCGACTGTATGCAATGCTCTATATTGATTACCCCCAGGAAGCCGACACCCTTGCGAAAGTTTATGCGCCAATCGATACTGGTCGTTTCAAGTTTGGCGGTTGGAAGCTGGCGATGGATGGTGGCATCGCTGCCCGGACAACGCTGTTATACAATAAAAATCTGTATGCGTCGCAGATTTCTTATCCCTACCACTCGCAGGACGAGCTGAATCGCATGGTGAAAACGTTGTACAATACGGGGCTGCAGGTGGCGGTTCATGTTTTAGGGGATGAAGGCATCGACATGACCATCACCGCTTTCGAAGAAGCAATGAGAGCCAATCCCCGTCCCGATCCCCGATTACGCATCGAGCATGGACTATTTCCCAGCACCGCGGCACTGGACCGGCTGAAAAATAGCAACATCATTATTTCCACCCAACCACAATGGATTACCTGGTATGGCGATGGTTATCGCGAAGCAACCGATGACGCAACCATGAATCAGCTCCTACCATTCAAAACCATGCTGGACAAGGGTATTCATCTCGCCTTTGGCTGCGATGTACCCGCATCGTTGTACCAGGAGCCCAAATTTGCCTTCAAAGGTGCGGTATTGCGACGTACGGCTTCTAACATCCCAATCACGCAAGGTGAAAGGTTGACGAGCCGCGAGGCGTTGTGGGTGCATACCATGGGCTCGGCTTATGCCAGCTTTTCCGAGGATTCGACCGGCTCACTGGAAATAGGTAAATATGCCGATATGGTGGTCTGGTCGCATGATCTCTATACCATGACCGGCGCAGAGACCAATGATCTTGCTGCGGAGATGACCATTGTCAATGGCGAAATCGTGTTTGATGCCGGCAAACTGCCGATAACATCTTATTCGGATTTGTGGCTGGTGACCGCTGACATGAATCATATTCGCCAGGATCACACCGCCACCTTGCTTCAAGACGGCAAAGTACTGATAACAGGATGGGAATCTAACAAGGCGGAATTATTCGATCTTATCAGTGGTACATTCGCCGAGACCGGCAGCACCAACCGCTATCATCGGCAGGGTGAGACCGCCACTTTGTTGAATGATGGGCGGGTGCTACTGGCAGGCGGTGATTTTGCCCAAAAAGTTGCTGAAATTTATGACCCTAACACTAACACGTTCAACCTGACTGACAGCTTGAGCAGTGTCCATAGCTATCACAGCGCCACCTTATTGTCCAATGGCAAAGTATTGATAGCCGGTGGACAGGATCAAAATGGGCCTCAGACTCATGCGATTGCGGAAATTTATGATCCGCAAACCGGGAAATTCACTCTGACCGGAAGCCTGAATGAACATCGTTCCGGGCATACCGCCACGCTGCTGCCAAACGGGAAGGTGTTGATCACCGGCGGTATTCAAACCACCACGCCCGGTTCGGGTATTTATTTGAAATCATGTGAAATCTACGATCCCAGCACCGGCACCTTCTCGCTGGCTCGAAGCCTGAATCAGGCGCGCGTGGGCCATGCAGCGACCCGGCTTGTCAATGACAACGTGTTGATCAGCGGCGGAGCGTATTATTCAAATAAAGGGGAGCTCTACGACTATTTGACGGATTCATGGAGCTATTCTGGCAGCATGAATGTGAGCCGACGCAGCTATCACACCGCCAGCTTGCTCCCCGATGGCCGAGTATTAATAGCCGGCGGTAGGATCGATGCAGTCACGGCGACGGCTGAGATTTTTGATCCGGCGACCGCTACTTTCACGTTGACTGACAGCATGACGACCCCACGACAAAATCATCGGGCCACTCCGCTGTCAACAGGCGATGTGCTCGTAACCGGAGGATATAATGGAACGAACACCGTCAATTCGACCGAGATTTATGTTATGGAAACAACCACCGGCGTTCGTTTGAAGAATCCGCTGATATCTCACCGAAGCACGTTTGGAACGTTTCTCCTGTCACAAAATTATCCGAATCCATTCAATCCGGTGACGCATTTCAATTTTTACGTACCGTCGCAAGCGAGGATCAGAATTGCGATTTATAATATGAAGGGACAGCTTACACGAACAATCCTCGACGAAGAGCGATTGCCGGGCAGTTATGTAGCGACATGGGACGGCACATCGAATAATGGCGGCATGGCGACCACCGGCATGTATCTAGCGCGCATGGAAGCAGGTGACCAGATCACTATCCGGAAGATACTCTATCTGAAATAA